Sequence from the Amycolatopsis sp. NBC_00345 genome:
CAACGAAACCCTGGCGGAGAAGCTCGTCGTGGCCGGCACCGACGTGCCCGTGACCGCGATGGAGTACAGCCCGTCGACGCCGGTCGGCGGGGTCACGGCGCCGCTCGCGGTGGTCCCGGTCGACGCCACCCCGGGCTGCGAGGCCGCCGACTACGGCGACGTCACCGGCAAGATCGCGCTGGTGCAACGCGGTTCCTGCTCGTTCGCGCAGAAGCAGCAGGCGGCCGCCGACGCGGGCGCGATCGGCGCGATCGTCGCCAACAACGAGCCTGGCCCCCTCAACGGCACCCTCGGCGACCCGGCGGGCGCGCGCATCCCCACCGGCGGTGTCTCGCAGGCCGACGGGCAGGCGCTCGCGGCCAAGGACGGTGCGAGCGTGACGCTGGAGCTGCGGACGTTCCAGGAGGCGCGTACCAGCTACAACGTGATCGCCGAGACGAAGACCGGGCGCAAGGACAACGTCGTGATGCTCGGCTCGCACCTCGACAGCGTCCCGGCCGGCCCGGGCATCAACGACAACGGCACGGGCTCCGCGGCGCTGCTGGAGACCGCGCTGCAGCTGGGCGGCAAGCCGAAGGTGAACAACGCCGTGCGCTTCGGGTTCTGGAGCGCCGAGGAGTTCGGCCTGGTGGGCTCGACGTACTACGTGGACTCGCTGCCCTTCGAGCAGCAGCTGGACATCGCGCTGTACCTGAACTTCGACATGATCGGCTCGCCCAACGCCGGCTACTTCGCCTACGACGGCGACAACTCGGACGGCGTCGGCTCCGGCCCCGGCCCGTACGGCTCGGGCCAGATCGAGAAGACCTTCGTCGACTACCTGGCCTCGCGCGGCGTTTCGGCGGAGGGCACCGACTTCACCGGCCGCTCGGACTACGGCGAGTTCATCGCCGCCGGCATCCCGGCGGGCGGCCTGGACACCGGCGCGGAGGTGCTGAAGACCCCAGCGCAGGCCGCCAAGTGGGGCGGCACGGCGGGCGTCGCGTTCGACCCGTGTTACCACCAGGCGTGCGACAACCTGGGCAACATCGACCGCGTCGCCCTGGAACGCAACGCCGACGGTGTGGCCTGGGCGCTTGGTGTCTACGCGACCAGCACGGAGAGCGTGAACGGCGTCGCCTCGGGGAAGGCCGGGAAGGCGAAGAAGCAGCGTCCGGCGGCTCGGCACCAGGCCGCCGCGGGTGACGCGTTGGCCGCGTAGCCCGCCCTTGTCCTGAAGCGCCCCAATGGGGTTGTTTCATCGTGGTTGTGGCTGGTGGCGGTGGTGAGGCGAGGTCGTTTCGGTTGGTCTGGCAGGAAGTGGTGGCGGGACGGTGTGGCGTCCCGGGCATGAGTGAAGCCCTCGGCAAGATCGAGATGTGAGTCAACAACCCGCCGAGGGCTTCGACCCCATTTCCTATCAGGTCACCCTTCCCCTGTCGCGACAGACCCTGCAGATGGTCGCCGAGTTGATCCGCACCCGTCGCCGGCAGATGCGGTCGCGGTGGCGTAAAGCCGGCCCTGCCGGGCAGGCGCTGGTGGTGCTGGCGGTGCTGCGCCACGACCAGCGCCTGGCCGACATCAGCGGTGGTAACGGTGTCTCAGCGAGCACGGTGCGGCGCTGGGTGCTGGAAGTCATCACGCTGCTCGCCGCCCGGGCCCGACGGCTGGGACGGGTCCTGCGGCGGCTGGCCGCCCAGGCAGCGGTGGTGGTGCTGGTGGACGGGACGCTGATCCGGACCCGTCGCCGCGCCGGCACCGCCAACCGACCCAATTACAGCGGTAAACACAAACAACACGGGCTGGTGGTGCTCGGGCTGAGCGATGAACAGGGCCGGTTGCTGTGGGTGTCGGCGGTCCTGGCGGGTAAGACCGCCGATATCACCGCTGCACGTCGGTTGCGGGTCCGTGACCGGTTGCATGAGCACGATCTGACCCCGGCCGGCGACAAGGGTTTCCATGGCTGGCACAAAGACGTCCGCGACACCCGCGACTGCTTTCGGTGTGGTGGGTTGTGTGAGCAGATCGTGCTTACGCCGTACAAAGCTCAGGCCAACCGGCCGTTGACGACGGGGCAGAAGCAGGCGAACGCGGCGTTCAGCGGGATGCGCTGTGCGGTGGAGGGTGGCTTCGCCGCCCTGAAAGCTTGGCGGATTTTGACCAAGGTTCGGATGGATGCCCGTCATGTCACGACGTTGGTGCGGGCTCTGCTCGTGCTTGTGGAGCACGAGCAGAGCGTCCGCGACACTGCCCGGCCCGCCGCGGTTTGACGGTTACCACGATCAGTCAACCCAGCCTGACCAGCACAAACCACGATGAAACAACCCCAATGTGGCGTTGGTTGCGTTGAACGCACCGAACGCCACATTGGGTGCGTCTGACGCACCGAACGCCACATTGGGGCGCTCCGGGCGGTGGTCAGCCGAGGTTGTTGGTCCCGAAGGTGTCGCAGCGGGCGGGCAGCCCGGTCTGGAAGCCCGTGGTGAACCATTTCTCGCGTTGCGCTGAGGTGCCGTGGGTGAAGCTGGACGGGTTGGCCTGGCCGCTGCCGAGCTTGGTCTGGATGTAGTCGTCGCCGATGCGGGAGGCGGTGTCCAGCGCGCGGGAGATGTCGTCCTGCGTGATGTCCTGAACCAGCGGTTTCCCGCTTTCCGTGGGGGTCGTCGTGGCGTGGTTGGCCCAGACGCCGGCGTAGCAGTCGGCCTGCAGCTCCAGCCGGACGGAGCCCGACTTCGGGCCGGTGCCCGTGCCCTGCTTCGACGTGCCGTTGAGGTTCTGCACGTGGTGGCCGTACTCGTGCGCGAGCACGTACGACTCCGTGAACAGGCCGCCCTGCGCGCCGAAGCGGGACTTCAGCTCGTCGAAGAAGGACAGGTCGATGTAGACGTCCGAGTCGGCGGGGCAGTAGAACGGCCCGGTGTCCGACGTCGCGCTGCCGCAGCCGGTCCGGACGCCGCCGCTGAAGAAGCGGGTGGGCGCCTTCTTGTAGGTCCGGCCG
This genomic interval carries:
- a CDS encoding M28 family metallopeptidase, with product MSLSRKRLIPPVVLAACVTLALGAAPATAAKGDDLALAKQLTKKVGLDGVNRHLIALQRFADTNGGTRAASTEGHKKSAEYIAGKLEAAGYTVTRQEFPFTYNETLAEKLVVAGTDVPVTAMEYSPSTPVGGVTAPLAVVPVDATPGCEAADYGDVTGKIALVQRGSCSFAQKQQAAADAGAIGAIVANNEPGPLNGTLGDPAGARIPTGGVSQADGQALAAKDGASVTLELRTFQEARTSYNVIAETKTGRKDNVVMLGSHLDSVPAGPGINDNGTGSAALLETALQLGGKPKVNNAVRFGFWSAEEFGLVGSTYYVDSLPFEQQLDIALYLNFDMIGSPNAGYFAYDGDNSDGVGSGPGPYGSGQIEKTFVDYLASRGVSAEGTDFTGRSDYGEFIAAGIPAGGLDTGAEVLKTPAQAAKWGGTAGVAFDPCYHQACDNLGNIDRVALERNADGVAWALGVYATSTESVNGVASGKAGKAKKQRPAARHQAAAGDALAA
- a CDS encoding transposase family protein, coding for MSQQPAEGFDPISYQVTLPLSRQTLQMVAELIRTRRRQMRSRWRKAGPAGQALVVLAVLRHDQRLADISGGNGVSASTVRRWVLEVITLLAARARRLGRVLRRLAAQAAVVVLVDGTLIRTRRRAGTANRPNYSGKHKQHGLVVLGLSDEQGRLLWVSAVLAGKTADITAARRLRVRDRLHEHDLTPAGDKGFHGWHKDVRDTRDCFRCGGLCEQIVLTPYKAQANRPLTTGQKQANAAFSGMRCAVEGGFAALKAWRILTKVRMDARHVTTLVRALLVLVEHEQSVRDTARPAAV
- the ypfJ gene encoding KPN_02809 family neutral zinc metallopeptidase; translated protein: MRFDDNAGLDTSEVQDMRGSGGGGGGIGGRVAIGGGGIGLVGLVIYFLMSQLGGTSLGPSAASGLGLGNLGSGQQVDSTTLAQKCHTGADANRDHDCAIVAVVNSVQDYWTQEFARSGRTYKKAPTRFFSGGVRTGCGSATSDTGPFYCPADSDVYIDLSFFDELKSRFGAQGGLFTESYVLAHEYGHHVQNLNGTSKQGTGTGPKSGSVRLELQADCYAGVWANHATTTPTESGKPLVQDITQDDISRALDTASRIGDDYIQTKLGSGQANPSSFTHGTSAQREKWFTTGFQTGLPARCDTFGTNNLG